The genomic interval tcagccccttgggcggttacactggcggcccatttggtgaccccttggcggtcccttaggCGGCCCAATTGGTgacctcttatgtcgtcgaccgacgatccTCGGTCGTGTCGTTACTGACAAGGTCTTCCCATCCCTGGTCAGTGGAATTTTGTCTTCCCTAAGATTCGAATTTTAGACCTCCAGAATAAGTActagaatttatgaatcctgatagccAAGTGACTTAAGATGCTCTCAACATGCATGGCTAGTTCTGTTCTATCTCACTTGCAATGTTACGTTTATTTATCATAAGATGAATTATGAGAACAAGAATAACAGATGAGGATGGCTACTTCTGGTGTCGAGAAGGTGAAGCTAGCTCTTCGTGTCATGCTTCACATATAAGCAGCTCAATCGAGTTGTGGTCTAAGTCATTTGACGGACGCATGACATCTGAATTAATAGCACATTGTCAAATTAATACAAATTTGTCCAAGGGACATTAATGTGCGTGTTGAGTTGGGTACTTGAGGTCGGATCTATTTGACAGCTCTAATATGGTACAAAATGGACCGACCGATTGACTGATCGACCGATCGACCGATCAAATAATATAATCATTAGGAAGTATCTAGGAAGAAAGATTAAAAACAGAGGGAATTATTTCTagtgaagaagaaataaaaaaagaaaaggacaagAGTATGATATATGGTATCGCTATATCTTATCACTGATAGATAGCgacaattaattaaacaaatatgtGGTTCATCATCAACATGTAACTAATgataaatgtgtcaaaattttgaaaagacATCGGTTTGACTAATCAAATCTAGTTCAAGAATattaacatgttttttttttcttttcgttATTTTTCATTTGGGAAATGAAAATTATATATGATTCATTTTTTTTAGGACCATGAAAAATAGTTGCTGCCCCTAAATCATATATGATTCTCACAAATAGatataaagaaaataaactaatTCAAACGATATAATTAGTTGAACTCAATAAAAACTTGAAGGTAAGGTCGAGCATATatcacaaattcaaaatcaaCACTCAATCATTGCCATTAATTCTGAATTATTCAGACATTCTACATCATCATCGTCATCCATTCATCCTCATAATTATATTCCTCCTAATGATGCATATCTTACCATCTCCTGCAATAATTCCTTGAATAATTTCTACAATATAATCGGGGTACCAGAAAACCAGTGTTAAAGAAGACGACCAAGGAAAGGAAGGCTGCTGTTTTCCTCACATGtttcttacaaattaaacaagagGAAAACAACTTGAACAAAACTATTGCTCAGTCTGTTGGATGGCTAGCTCCTTCAGTAGCTTCTCGGTTTCTTCCTCGTGTACTGAACCATCGTTGATCCTGCTCTATAAAACGCCCCCTCGCTCGTCGGGAATTTCTCACACCGATCGAGCAGTACTACTCCACCAGCAGCAGTTGTATTGCAACTAGCTAGCCGAGCAAATTAAAAGCCGACcagtactctctctctctctctctctctctccatggCTATTCCGGTAATCGACTTCTCCAAGTTGGAAGGGAAGGAGAGGGCCGAGACTCTGGCTCAGATCGACAATGGATGCCAACAGTGGGGATTCTTCCAGGTCTGTTATTTTATGACTctgttaattaattagattacaACTGTTTTAATTAGATCAGTCAATTTGGGAATTAATTAATGTTACTAAAATTAATGTTTTTGCAGCTGGTGAACCATGGGATTCCGGTCGAGCTGCTAGAACGCGTGAAGAAGGTGTGCACGGTGTGCTACAGGCACAGAGCCGAGGCCTTCAAGGCGTCCAGGCCGGTGCAGCTCCTCGACCAACTCGTtcgggaagaagaagaggtcGCTGGAGAAGtaaacaacaacaagaaaaagTTGGACGATGTGGACTGGGAGGACGTCTTTGTTCTCCAAGACGACAACCAATGGCCATCCCACCCTCCCCAattcaagtaattaattaattaattaattatatcacACCACACCACCATGAATTGTTCATGACAATTATTATATATGTTACATAAATTGATTAATTCGATGTATCAATTGATCATTAGGGAGACGATGAGGGAGTACAGAGCGGAGGTGAAAAAGTTAGCCGAGAAATTGATGGAAACCATGGAAGAGAACCTGGGGCTGGAGAAGGGCACCTTCAAGAACAAGTTTACCGGAAACGGCGAGCACGAGCCGTTCTTCGGCACCAAGGTGAGAATTATATTGATCGACACTTGACAGAGCTAGGAGAGactttaattataaataaaacaattaattttaattctgaTGTTGCGTCATTGAATTAAGGTGAGCCACTACCCGCCCTGCCCGCGGTTGGACCTTGTGGAGCTGGGCCTCCGCCCCCACACCGACGCTGGCGGCGTCATCCTCCTCTTCCAAGATGACCGTGTCGGAGGCTTGCAGATCCTCAAGGACGGCGAGTGGGTGGACGTGCAGCCGTTGGCCAATGCCATCGTCATTAACACCGGGGACCAGATCGAGGTGGTCAGCAATGGGCGGTACAAGAGCGTATGGCACCGCGTGCTCGCCACCGGCAATGGCAACCGCCGCTCCGTCGCCTCCTTCTACAACCCTTCAGTGAAGGCCGTCATTTGTCCGGCTTCGGCCTCCGCCGTCGACGAGACCACTGGCGCCTACCCCGAGTTTCTCTTCGGGGACTACATGGACGTGTACGTGAAGCAGAAGTACATGCCCAAAGAACCAAGATTTGAGGCGGTCAAAGCAATTAATTAACTAGGAGCTAATTAACTATACAATGGTTAATTATATGATTAATTATAATTGTTACCGGGTTtatgttttttcctttttttttcattctgTGGACTGTCATTATTTGTTCCTTTTGACAAGCTGCAGTAGCAACACTTTGTGAaagtttgaaataaataatggaattATCAAGAACTGTCGATCTGGAGTTTATCCCGTCATACgcttatggcctgtgtacctacatGAATCTCCCTCCATATTCATGGAGCCGGCATTAGGGGGACCACTAAGataacggatctaccttttttgaaataaataatggagctGACAATATATACTCTAGCTGTAACTAATGTTTTAGCACTTGTTTGGATCGGTGTATAATGACAGCAATAATAACAAATATCTCAAATTGATTTTAATAACTAGAGATTTACCTTATTTAAGGTCATAGATCAATCCATATCAATAGAAAAATATTGTCATGTTCATTGTATTTATCAATATGATTATTGATACGgctggcaatggaggggcccaaaagGAAAGGGTGAGAAGAGTTAAGGCTATAtagtggtcaaaagtcaagatgatgtggcagtcaatagtcaagctgactaggcagtcaaagtcaagTATATGTGGTAGTCAAAGGTCAGGCAGACTTGTCGATCGAAGGGGTAAAATAGTTGAGAGACAAAAGGAGACGACAGGCAGAAcgcagggtacaggtcgggatctgcAGAGCTGTTTAGAGGCAGCTCGGTCTACAAGCCTACGTGcgaaggcccggagcataagtcacacggtacaggtcgggatcgacagAGTTGTTCAGAGACAGcttgatctacaggcctacgttcgaaggcccggagcataagtcacacgatacaggtcgggatcggcagagctgttcagagacagctcgatctatagGCCTGCGTTCAAGGCCTGGAGCATAAGTCACAcgatacaggtcgggatcggcagagctgttcagagacagcttgatctacaggcctgcgttcgaaggccTGGAGCATAAGTCACACGATACAGGTCGGGATCGACGGAGCTATTCAGGGACAACTCGACTACAGGTTGCGCTTAAAAGCTGGGGAGCAGGTCTGACAGGAGGATGTGAGGGGGTAATCATCACATGCCAGGGGACATACGCACAGGCGGAGGTTACTAAACGAGAAGATGCCTTCATAACCAGTGATAACCAGACAAGTGTCTTTCACTACATGACAAAGTCCCTGcgcaaaggcggaggttcctaaacgagaAGATGCCTCCTTAACCAATAGCAGCCAGACAGGTGTCCTTCACTACATGACAAAGCCCAgtgtctaacgttttctgagatGCTCGCAGGTTCTAGAAGGAGGCGATGCATAAAAGGAGGAGGATTCTTCGTACGCGGGTATGCTCTCtcatcacttttttccacaaacTTTTCACTTTCAGTCGATTTTTCTCTCTGcgtttttctggggaaaaagtacctgacttgagcgtcggagggccggacccggggactttttccctgtagttttggtctctaacgaaggggggatcgtctgagtgtgtgcaggggccTACAGCcgcgtcagccgcccgtgggagccggatcaccCACGACTCTCCGTCAAGAACCAGGCCGTCAcgaccagccttcgtccgactcagctttcggacaggatcaattataatttttataattatgtcATATTTAATTAATGGTTTATTATTTGGACAACATGGATAAATAACTCTCCTAGCCTTCGACTTTTCAAAACATGTTtgtcaattttaaaaatctatatttgATGTTCGACAAGTAACTAATACATTGTTTCATCATCTATTTAATTGGCTTTATATTTAGGGATTTTTTTGACTAAAAATTAACTCTTCCCTATTCTACAACTGGATTGGAAAATTTACCATTTTTTGGCTAATCTATGTGGTTAATATTTTAATAACGGGCAATGATCTAAAAGACACCACTTCTTTACTCCATTTTCCTAATCATGAGTGGATCTCGGCGACACTCACTTTTATCCTTGGCATGAGTTCTTCTTTATTTTGAAGGTTGTCTTCTTTTTTAGAGTAAATATATTATTAGACTTTTTCAACGAGCAAAAATAAATGTCTGATCATGTCCTATCTCCACATCAATcattgaaagagattttattgAACATTCAAACTCTTCATTAATGGCTGACCCCTATATTTTCCTAAGTATTTTATGTGTCCTATAATATGACACTATGATCATATGACCCAATATTGCTTTCGTAATTAATCATGTCTATCAAATTATGCATTTTCCTACTGAGCACCATTGGGAAGATTTTAAGAAAATTCTTATTTTTTGGCTTTCAAAGAACTAATTTACTGTAGGATCGAatagaatttaaatatctccacaatggtatgatattgtccactttgggcctagaccctcatggctttgctcttgggctctccccaaaaggcctcattccaatagagatatcttttctcttataaactcatgatctttccatgtgtttttaatgtgggactatgtttgcaatcttgcaacaccaacaatcccccccctcaaacaaagaaccacaggcttcccacgtccgatcctcgacccaccaggtcttcctgcccctcggtccacccgacctactaggacttccttgcctagcctcaactaggacttcctgcctggtgtctagtcctcttgatcgAACATAGgatcccccactttctttgtttgagatcaatattgtacccacatggctcaattagaccatagctcttgtgcacagtcggcggttaaaccttctggcagtccgggctctgataccaattgtaggatcgaaaaaaatttagatatctccacaatggtatgatattgtccactttgggcctagaccctcatgactttgctcttgggctctctccaaaaggcctcattccaatggagatatcttttctcttataaactcatgatctttcccatgtgttttcaatgtgggagtatgtttgcaaccttgcaacaccaacatTTACAGTCACTCGTTTAAGCTGTCACGCCCCAAGTATTCCttgctagaagaaatttcggcaacatctcccctgtatgggtgacaatctgagacttatatacattgccctcagggccacacatacctcggccaacacgaccagaacatatataatgaaataaacaaacacccacgcagtttatataatctCAGCCTCTAgttgacacaaccacgcaatttattTGAAAACAACCTACTCCACTTCTACGATAGAAAATGCAAAGCACAACAGAGAAACCatcgcagcggaaaacacaaGTAGTAGACCAAAACTCAATAAAAGATCCTCGAGTACAATcctacatcacaagtatatatataaatacataaCAAGGAACCAAAAGTCCAAAGAGTAAAAAATCATCGCGAAGCaaagtggtgggggactagcgactggaacctcctgacagcatcaacctgaaatgatAATATCAACGGAGTGAGTCAAATCCTCAGTGGGTATCGGGCTGACATGCATAATACGAAATacccaataaaaataaatatgtgtacagtctcctggagtaacgaaaaatgcataactgaaataaaagaAGAAGCTGTagtcaccaggacctcctatcagaataataaaGTCGTCAGACCAAAAGtaacatgtccctgtatgcatgtcaaacatatgcattcaTCCAATATGTAGCATCAaataaaatgcagcaaacacaagcaataaatgcagtcatgcatatgatgccaatgacatgtcctggtcacccctgacgccagtcagccatctcacacacgatggtgagactgagtgggtagggctatgacaactgtacaCTCTGCCAtaactgctcctgatgagtgaccgagtggacaggatgctgtcggagtacacctatccttctaccccaaatcataagtgagggagcttaatgctctcatctccctgagccagtccagagaAGGGAttcctgacgtgctaccatgctgcagTGACAtgacccatgagcggaccagcggagcactgacagagcaacctgctgcaacacaccctgtctgaataaaaaccactaacccatgagtggttgtgtgtgcagatctatataactggcgatatgctcaacaataatgaagcTACCAATCGCACGACATGCAATCATTCAAGatagtgcatgacactaagcatgcaaatcctgaccatatctacctccataaaatatgtatcaaaaataaatggatcaaataaTCGGATCTTGGTATAcgggtcagatatggtaaatATTTAGTCCGGTGTATCACagggcatggtatgtcactacctctatgagcagaaataatcatggcaataataaatcataaatttagaACAGATGAAAGTATATAACAGGTATCATGTAATAACATACCTAAGCAATGATAAagataattattactaaaggctataacctactacg from Zingiber officinale cultivar Zhangliang chromosome 6B, Zo_v1.1, whole genome shotgun sequence carries:
- the LOC121992503 gene encoding 1-aminocyclopropane-1-carboxylate oxidase-like produces the protein MAIPVIDFSKLEGKERAETLAQIDNGCQQWGFFQLVNHGIPVELLERVKKVCTVCYRHRAEAFKASRPVQLLDQLVREEEEVAGEVNNNKKKLDDVDWEDVFVLQDDNQWPSHPPQFKETMREYRAEVKKLAEKLMETMEENLGLEKGTFKNKFTGNGEHEPFFGTKVSHYPPCPRLDLVELGLRPHTDAGGVILLFQDDRVGGLQILKDGEWVDVQPLANAIVINTGDQIEVVSNGRYKSVWHRVLATGNGNRRSVASFYNPSVKAVICPASASAVDETTGAYPEFLFGDYMDVYVKQKYMPKEPRFEAVKAIN